From the Cupriavidus necator N-1 genome, one window contains:
- a CDS encoding DUF2894 domain-containing protein translates to MASLDVAADIRAQLDAWQASGADQADPVRFRLMEALARRCAGHSGAVRGLLDERLRGLAAAYAAIVQRYTGNDSDIADGGAPSTPTSSPTASALGALVHDITARARPAVAVASNDARSPAPVPAHAPQSNAPLVDALADYFRETWARVSVEQHFRLSLERVPENAGPLNTDHLVHRSLSLMRETSPEYLRHFLSYVEGMSWLEQLGAAAAAEKEAARAAAAKKSARGKARK, encoded by the coding sequence ATGGCTAGCCTCGACGTGGCAGCCGATATCCGCGCGCAACTGGACGCCTGGCAGGCCAGCGGCGCCGACCAGGCCGATCCCGTGCGCTTCCGCCTGATGGAGGCGCTGGCCCGTCGCTGCGCCGGACACAGTGGCGCGGTGCGGGGCCTGCTGGATGAGCGCCTGCGAGGTCTGGCCGCCGCGTATGCAGCCATCGTGCAGCGGTACACAGGCAACGATAGCGATATTGCCGATGGTGGCGCGCCGTCCACGCCAACGTCCAGCCCGACAGCCAGCGCGCTTGGCGCACTCGTGCACGACATCACCGCGCGCGCCAGGCCCGCCGTCGCGGTCGCCTCGAACGATGCACGGTCGCCCGCGCCGGTGCCGGCACACGCCCCCCAGTCCAACGCGCCGCTGGTCGATGCCCTGGCCGACTACTTCCGCGAAACCTGGGCCAGGGTCAGCGTCGAGCAGCACTTCCGCCTGTCGCTGGAACGCGTGCCGGAGAATGCCGGGCCGCTCAATACCGACCATCTCGTGCATCGTTCGCTGTCGCTGATGCGCGAGACCTCGCCGGAATACCTGCGGCATTTCCTGTCCTATGTCGAGGGCATGTCCTGGCTGGAGCAGTTGGGCGCAGCGGCGGCGGC
- a CDS encoding OmpA family protein, which translates to MREDLDAGVEPTVPAWAVFGDLMSVLLGAFVLVLLGVIGVQMELSARLEAEVKQRQEEAQRRETLEKALAGPLAAGRVTLVNGRIGISGNVLFALNSDQLQPDGRDLLKSLAQPLSAYLRSRDEILMVSGFTDDQQVREGNRRFADNWELSAQRALTVTRTLIDAGIPPTSVFSAAFGSQQPVTPNADAEGRAKNRRVEISPVPRVTAGTVKPHG; encoded by the coding sequence ATGAGAGAGGACCTTGACGCCGGCGTTGAGCCGACCGTTCCCGCGTGGGCGGTCTTTGGCGACCTGATGTCGGTCCTGCTGGGCGCGTTCGTGCTGGTCCTGCTGGGGGTCATCGGCGTGCAGATGGAACTGTCGGCCAGGCTGGAAGCCGAGGTGAAGCAGCGGCAGGAGGAAGCACAGCGCCGCGAGACGCTGGAAAAGGCGCTGGCGGGGCCGCTGGCGGCCGGCCGCGTGACGCTGGTGAACGGGCGCATCGGCATCAGCGGCAACGTGCTGTTTGCGCTCAACTCAGACCAGCTGCAACCTGACGGCCGCGATCTGCTGAAAAGCCTGGCGCAACCGTTGTCAGCCTACCTGCGCAGCCGCGACGAGATCCTGATGGTGAGCGGCTTTACCGACGACCAGCAGGTGCGCGAAGGCAATCGCCGCTTTGCCGACAACTGGGAGCTGTCGGCGCAGCGCGCGCTGACCGTGACCCGCACCCTGATCGATGCCGGCATCCCGCCCACCTCGGTGTTCTCGGCCGCCTTCGGTTCGCAGCAGCCTGTGACACCGAATGCCGATGCCGAGGGCCGCGCGAAGAACCGGCGCGTGGAGATCTCGCCGGTGCCGCGCGTGACCGCGGGCACGGTGAAGCCGCATGGCTAG
- a CDS encoding DUF802 domain-containing protein: MTRYLTHIVAFLAGLAIVCWIAAGYAGTNFLALAVTLLIGGCYLAGAFELYRYRQATATLAQAVASLSEAPASLGSWLERLHPSLRDSARLRVEGERVGLPGPALTPYLVGLLVLLGMLGTFLGMVATLRGTGIALETATDLQAIRASLAAPVKGLGFAFGTSVAGVATSAMLGLLSALCRGERIQAAQALDARIATTLRPYSRGHQRDEAFRLLQRQADVMPALVERMQAMMTTMAEQNQALTERLAASQDAFHGKTEVVYTRLASSVEQSLKDSIADSARASSAAIQPAVDATMAGLARETTALRDTVTHAVQQHLDGVSSRFESATAGVADTWNQALAGHQRASEALAADLRTSLDGFAQTFEQRSAGLLDGVATRLDTAAASAADAWREALSRQERTGEKLASDNQQALTAAAVAIGEQAATLVRTVGESHAGLQTQLAAHDAQRLSAWADTLGTMTAGLRQELEQLNAHTVSRQDEISTTLAQSVREISAQTQAHASQTLAEIDRLVQAASDAPKAAVALQAELASRDAQRFAAWTDTLGTMTAALRQEWEQLNAHTVSRQDEISTTLAQSVREISAQTQAHASQTLAEIDRLVQAASDAPKAAVALQAELASRDAQRFAAWTDTLGTMTAALRQEWEQLNAHTVSRQDEISTTLAQSVRDISTQTQAHASRTLAEIDRLVQAATDAPKAAVALQAELAARDEQRFASWTDTLGTIAATLRQQWEQASTHAATRQQEICEALAQTARAISTETQAHASTTLAEIDRLVQAAAEAPKAATTLQAELASQDAQRMAAWTDTLGTMAASLRQEWEQASAHTVSRQQEICETLAVTARDMAAQAQAQATGTIAEVAHLMQAASEAPKAAAEVIAELREKLTDGMARDNAMLEERSRMLETLGTLLDAVNHASTEQRSVVDTLVATTADLLDRVGTRFTDKVESETGKLTDIASQVTGSAVEVASLGEAFGVAVQLFSESNGKLIDHLQRIEVALDKSMTRSDEQLAYYVAQAREVVDLSMLSQKQILEDLQQRAGQQAPSAEAA, translated from the coding sequence ATGACCCGATACCTTACCCATATTGTCGCTTTCCTGGCGGGCCTGGCCATCGTGTGCTGGATCGCCGCCGGCTATGCAGGCACGAACTTCCTGGCGCTGGCCGTGACGCTGCTGATCGGCGGCTGCTACCTGGCGGGGGCGTTTGAGCTGTACCGCTACCGGCAGGCCACCGCCACGCTGGCGCAGGCCGTCGCCAGCCTGTCCGAAGCGCCGGCCAGCCTTGGCAGCTGGCTGGAACGGCTGCATCCCAGCCTGCGCGACAGCGCCCGCCTGCGCGTGGAAGGCGAGCGCGTCGGCCTGCCCGGCCCCGCGCTGACACCCTACCTGGTCGGGCTGCTGGTGCTGCTGGGCATGCTGGGCACGTTCCTGGGCATGGTGGCGACCCTGCGCGGCACCGGCATCGCGCTGGAGACCGCCACCGACCTGCAGGCCATCCGCGCCTCGCTGGCCGCACCGGTCAAGGGCCTGGGCTTTGCGTTCGGCACCTCGGTCGCGGGCGTGGCCACGTCCGCGATGCTGGGGCTGTTGTCGGCATTGTGCCGGGGCGAGCGGATCCAGGCCGCGCAGGCGCTGGACGCCCGCATCGCCACCACGCTGCGCCCCTACTCGCGCGGCCACCAGCGTGATGAAGCGTTCCGGCTGCTGCAGCGCCAAGCCGACGTGATGCCGGCACTGGTCGAGCGCATGCAGGCCATGATGACCACGATGGCGGAACAGAACCAGGCCCTGACCGAGCGCCTGGCCGCCAGCCAGGACGCCTTCCACGGCAAGACCGAAGTGGTCTACACGCGCCTGGCGTCTTCGGTGGAGCAATCGCTGAAGGACAGCATTGCCGACAGCGCCCGCGCCTCAAGCGCAGCGATCCAGCCTGCGGTGGACGCGACCATGGCGGGCCTGGCACGCGAAACCACGGCCTTGCGCGACACCGTGACCCACGCCGTGCAACAGCATCTGGATGGGGTATCGAGCCGCTTCGAGAGCGCCACCGCGGGCGTCGCGGATACGTGGAACCAGGCGCTGGCCGGGCATCAACGCGCGAGCGAGGCACTGGCAGCGGACCTGCGCACGTCCCTCGACGGCTTTGCCCAGACCTTCGAACAACGTTCGGCCGGGCTGCTGGACGGTGTCGCCACCCGTCTCGACACGGCTGCCGCCAGCGCTGCCGACGCATGGCGCGAGGCGCTGTCGCGCCAGGAGCGTACCGGCGAGAAGCTCGCCAGCGACAACCAGCAGGCCCTGACGGCCGCCGCGGTCGCGATCGGCGAACAGGCTGCGACACTGGTGCGCACCGTGGGCGAGTCGCATGCCGGGCTGCAGACGCAACTGGCCGCGCACGACGCGCAGCGCCTGTCGGCCTGGGCCGATACTCTCGGCACCATGACGGCTGGCTTGCGCCAGGAGTTGGAGCAACTGAACGCCCACACGGTAAGCCGCCAGGACGAAATCAGCACGACGCTGGCGCAGAGCGTGCGCGAGATCTCGGCCCAGACCCAGGCGCATGCCAGCCAGACCCTTGCGGAGATCGACCGCCTGGTGCAAGCCGCTTCGGACGCGCCGAAGGCGGCCGTCGCGCTGCAGGCGGAACTGGCTTCGCGCGATGCACAGCGCTTCGCCGCCTGGACCGACACGCTCGGCACCATGACGGCCGCGTTGCGGCAGGAGTGGGAGCAACTGAACGCGCATACGGTAAGCCGCCAGGACGAGATCAGCACGACGCTGGCGCAGAGCGTGCGCGAGATCTCGGCCCAGACCCAGGCGCATGCCAGCCAGACCCTCGCGGAAATCGACCGCCTGGTGCAAGCCGCGTCGGACGCGCCGAAGGCGGCCGTCGCGCTGCAGGCGGAACTGGCTTCGCGCGATGCACAGCGCTTCGCCGCCTGGACCGATACGCTCGGCACTATGACGGCCGCGTTGCGCCAGGAGTGGGAACAGCTGAACGCGCATACGGTAAGCCGCCAGGACGAGATCAGCACGACGCTGGCGCAGAGCGTGCGCGACATCTCGACCCAGACCCAGGCGCATGCCAGTCGCACCCTCGCTGAGATCGACCGTCTGGTGCAGGCTGCAACGGACGCCCCGAAGGCGGCCGTTGCGCTGCAGGCCGAGCTGGCTGCGCGCGATGAACAGCGCTTTGCCAGCTGGACCGATACGCTCGGCACCATCGCCGCCACGCTGCGCCAGCAGTGGGAACAGGCCAGCACGCACGCCGCCACCCGCCAGCAGGAGATCTGCGAGGCGCTGGCGCAGACCGCGCGCGCGATCTCGACCGAGACGCAGGCGCATGCCAGCACCACCCTCGCCGAAATCGACCGCCTGGTGCAAGCTGCGGCCGAGGCACCCAAGGCCGCCACCACATTGCAGGCGGAACTGGCATCGCAGGACGCGCAACGCATGGCTGCCTGGACCGATACGCTCGGCACCATGGCCGCATCGCTGCGCCAGGAATGGGAACAGGCCAGCGCACACACCGTCAGCCGCCAGCAGGAAATCTGCGAGACGCTGGCCGTCACCGCGCGCGACATGGCAGCCCAGGCGCAGGCCCAGGCCACCGGCACCATCGCCGAAGTTGCCCACCTGATGCAGGCCGCATCCGAAGCGCCCAAGGCCGCCGCGGAGGTCATCGCGGAACTGCGCGAAAAGCTCACCGACGGCATGGCGCGCGACAACGCCATGCTGGAAGAACGCAGCCGCATGCTGGAAACGCTGGGCACGCTGCTCGATGCCGTGAATCATGCCTCCACTGAGCAGCGCAGCGTGGTCGACACCCTGGTCGCCACCACGGCGGACCTGCTGGACCGCGTCGGCACGCGCTTTACCGACAAGGTCGAATCCGAAACCGGCAAGCTCACCGACATCGCCTCGCAGGTCACCGGCAGCGCGGTCGAAGTCGCGAGCCTGGGCGAGGCCTTTGGCGTGGCGGTGCAGCTGTTCAGCGAATCCAACGGCAAGCTGATCGACCACCTGCAGCGCATCGAGGTCGCGCTGGACAAGTCGATGACGCGCAGCGACGAGCAACTGGCCTACTACGTGGCGCAGGCGCGCGAAGTCGTCGACCTGAGCATGCTGTCGCAAAAGCAGATCCTTGAGGACCTGCAGCAGCGCGCCGGCCAGCAAGCGCCCAGCGCAGAGGCGGCATGA
- a CDS encoding DUF3348 domain-containing protein, with amino-acid sequence MLQVPRRTGFSGPTLVRLLARLTDADAPPPASSLSSQLSQWLGWADAIALSSALKANAPAAPPAARAADSTEARECARVRAALADAIVEDTTLAGKRRGPARPSALPDPVDAQVDYAVYRQRYLTLQQTMETAIGDLRGRLRGALSGHAPGMAKLAMVDAVMERVLGAREQSLLGALPTMLEPHFQRLRQAEAAALAEAQAAGQPATARPGAWLGVFRKDMQSVLLAELDIRWQPLEGLLAALQDS; translated from the coding sequence ATGTTACAAGTGCCCCGGCGCACAGGTTTCAGCGGCCCGACGCTCGTCCGCCTGCTGGCTCGCCTGACTGACGCCGATGCCCCTCCTCCTGCGAGCTCGCTCTCGAGCCAGCTGAGCCAATGGCTTGGCTGGGCGGATGCGATCGCGCTGTCATCGGCGCTGAAGGCCAATGCGCCGGCAGCGCCGCCTGCCGCACGTGCTGCCGACAGCACTGAGGCACGGGAATGCGCGCGCGTGCGCGCCGCGCTTGCCGATGCCATCGTGGAAGACACCACGCTTGCCGGCAAGCGGCGCGGGCCGGCCCGGCCGTCCGCGCTGCCCGACCCCGTGGATGCGCAGGTCGACTACGCGGTCTATCGCCAGCGCTACCTGACGCTGCAACAGACCATGGAGACCGCGATCGGCGACCTGCGCGGGCGCCTGCGCGGCGCGTTGTCCGGCCACGCACCCGGCATGGCCAAGCTGGCCATGGTCGATGCCGTGATGGAGCGCGTGCTGGGCGCGCGCGAACAGAGCCTGCTGGGCGCCTTGCCGACGATGCTGGAGCCGCATTTCCAGCGCCTGCGCCAGGCCGAAGCCGCGGCGCTGGCCGAAGCCCAAGCCGCGGGACAGCCCGCAACGGCCAGGCCCGGTGCATGGCTGGGGGTATTCCGCAAGGATATGCAGAGCGTATTGCTCGCCGAACTCGACATCCGCTGGCAGCCCCTTGAAGGCTTGCTGGCGGCGCTGCAAGACAGCTAA
- a CDS encoding response regulator transcription factor, whose amino-acid sequence MTRSQGAAENNNDDNIDDSGCRNYAIVVDDHPLMARGIAGYLAAHCGFDAALHAADAKECAALTEREGCPALLVVDFWLPDGTAVGVLREAAARLPACKLLVMSADDDARVCIKAREAGAHGFILKNEPPEVFATAVASLRRGRRWFQQAGPPSARRELPLEPSELGLTARQAEVLGMMLRGLPNKRIALTLSVSEQTVKEHVTAILGKLGVRNRIEAIALLHGRRLES is encoded by the coding sequence ATGACACGAAGTCAAGGCGCCGCAGAGAACAACAACGACGACAACATCGACGACAGCGGGTGCCGCAACTATGCCATCGTGGTGGATGACCACCCGCTGATGGCGCGCGGCATTGCCGGCTACCTTGCGGCGCATTGCGGGTTTGACGCTGCCCTGCATGCAGCCGATGCGAAGGAGTGCGCGGCGTTGACGGAGCGGGAGGGATGCCCGGCGCTGCTGGTGGTGGATTTCTGGCTGCCGGACGGCACCGCTGTCGGGGTGCTGCGTGAAGCCGCGGCGCGCCTGCCCGCCTGCAAGCTGCTGGTGATGAGCGCCGACGACGATGCGCGCGTTTGCATCAAGGCGCGCGAGGCCGGCGCGCACGGCTTTATCCTGAAGAACGAGCCCCCGGAGGTCTTCGCCACGGCGGTAGCGTCGCTGCGCCGGGGGCGGCGCTGGTTCCAGCAGGCGGGGCCGCCGTCGGCGCGGCGCGAGTTGCCGCTGGAGCCCAGCGAACTGGGCCTGACCGCGCGCCAGGCCGAGGTGCTTGGCATGATGCTGCGCGGCCTGCCGAACAAGCGCATCGCCCTGACCCTGTCGGTGTCGGAGCAGACCGTCAAGGAGCACGTCACCGCGATCCTCGGCAAGCTCGGCGTGCGCAACCGGATCGAGGCCATCGCCCTGCTGCACGGCCGCAGGCTGGAATCTTGA
- a CDS encoding hybrid sensor histidine kinase/response regulator, which yields MKKALARLLGLSRPDADADISPRARARLLDMTFGRLVFSVNAIPFVGLPFVIWLYVQQLDGGALLAWTLGYGVAAVWMQLRFRRYKQEREDDDALVRRWLPFVQHVALVHGFCLSLAAVLTASLGGFDFKLLLYISIAAIVAANATHQTPILGVFQRFFVACWTLQIVNTPRSFPEHWPFVLPLALLYALAIYRHALIANQFFRQQVRLEDDGIRLAERYRLAKEEAEKALHAKNLFLTTASHDLRQPVHAMGFLIEAIARRNRDPALIPPLEDLRRSVRSVHLMFNSLLDLSRIEGGIASPRNTAVAFAPLVEEVASLFREEARSRGLDLRVRLPAGAAAVLADPALLRQSLVNLVHNALRYTKRGGVLVSARRRGSHWLLEVWDTGVGIASEEKGRVYSPFYRNEHAWRIDSAGHGLGLAVVARCATLMGATYGLDSVERRGSRFWLRFPEAKPLAPTAIEPVYEPDGLSASTLLQGVCLIVEDDPLVTAAWTSLMEAWGVQAACAASGQEALALVDAGLQPQAILCDQRLRSGESGFEVLKALFERCPDASGAMVSGEFDSEALMQAEREGYLVLHKPLEPSQLHALLFQWLCAA from the coding sequence TTGAAGAAGGCCCTCGCCCGGCTGCTGGGCTTGTCGCGCCCGGATGCGGATGCCGACATCAGCCCGCGCGCGCGCGCGCGGCTGCTGGACATGACGTTCGGGCGCCTGGTGTTCAGCGTCAATGCGATTCCGTTCGTAGGGTTGCCTTTCGTCATTTGGCTGTATGTCCAGCAGCTGGACGGCGGCGCGCTGCTGGCCTGGACGCTGGGGTATGGCGTCGCGGCGGTGTGGATGCAGTTGCGGTTCCGTCGCTACAAGCAAGAGCGGGAAGACGATGACGCCCTGGTCCGGCGCTGGTTGCCGTTTGTGCAGCACGTGGCGCTGGTGCACGGCTTCTGCCTGTCGCTGGCCGCCGTCCTGACGGCCAGCCTGGGGGGCTTCGACTTCAAGCTGCTGCTGTATATCAGTATCGCCGCCATCGTGGCGGCCAATGCCACGCACCAGACGCCGATCCTCGGTGTATTCCAGCGCTTCTTCGTTGCCTGCTGGACCTTGCAGATCGTCAACACCCCGCGCAGCTTCCCCGAGCACTGGCCGTTCGTGCTGCCGCTGGCGCTGCTGTATGCGCTGGCCATCTACCGGCACGCGCTGATCGCCAACCAGTTTTTCCGGCAGCAGGTCCGGCTGGAGGATGACGGCATCCGCCTGGCCGAGCGCTACCGGCTGGCCAAGGAAGAGGCCGAGAAGGCCCTGCACGCCAAGAACCTGTTTCTCACCACCGCCAGCCACGACTTGCGCCAGCCCGTGCATGCCATGGGCTTCCTGATCGAAGCCATTGCGCGGCGCAACCGCGACCCGGCCCTGATCCCGCCGCTGGAAGACCTGCGGCGCAGCGTGCGCTCGGTGCACCTGATGTTCAATTCACTGCTCGATCTCTCCAGGATCGAAGGCGGCATTGCCAGCCCGCGCAATACCGCGGTGGCGTTTGCGCCGTTGGTCGAAGAGGTGGCGTCGCTGTTCCGGGAAGAGGCGCGCAGCCGCGGCCTGGACCTGCGCGTGCGCCTGCCCGCAGGCGCCGCCGCGGTGCTGGCCGATCCCGCACTGCTGCGCCAGTCGCTGGTCAACCTGGTGCACAACGCGCTGCGCTATACCAAGCGCGGCGGGGTGCTGGTGTCCGCGCGGCGGCGCGGCAGCCACTGGCTGCTGGAGGTCTGGGACACCGGCGTGGGAATTGCTAGCGAAGAGAAGGGGCGGGTCTACTCGCCGTTCTATCGCAACGAACATGCGTGGCGCATCGACAGCGCGGGCCATGGCCTGGGCCTGGCCGTGGTGGCGCGCTGCGCCACGCTGATGGGCGCCACCTACGGACTGGACTCGGTGGAGCGCCGCGGCTCCAGGTTCTGGCTGCGCTTTCCTGAAGCGAAGCCGCTGGCCCCGACGGCGATCGAACCGGTCTACGAGCCCGATGGCCTGTCGGCTTCCACCCTGCTGCAGGGCGTCTGCCTGATCGTCGAGGACGACCCGCTGGTGACCGCTGCGTGGACCAGCCTGATGGAGGCCTGGGGCGTGCAGGCGGCGTGCGCGGCGTCGGGGCAGGAAGCCCTGGCACTGGTCGATGCCGGCCTGCAGCCCCAGGCGATCCTGTGCGACCAGCGCCTGCGCTCCGGCGAGAGCGGCTTCGAGGTGCTCAAAGCGCTGTTCGAACGCTGCCCGGACGCAAGCGGCGCCATGGTCAGCGGCGAGTTCGATTCCGAGGCGCTCATGCAGGCCGAGCGCGAAGGCTACCTGGTCCTGCACAAGCCGCTGGAACCATCGCAGCTGCATGCCTTGCTGTTCCAATGGCTCTGTGCTGCCTGA
- a CDS encoding DUF1214 domain-containing protein has translation MSISNRAVAASMLAVSMLAGLAGCHSPSAAALAAASAVTSRPDPAAVSEQDINDAYVYLLGRLLVLRQQQIDFQKEGFQWNRIIHRDVGGVSWANPNLDVAYSEAWVAVDEKTCTVFSVPAIKGRYYTIQFLNGWGETVANINERNYPDHPSGEFAMCLKGATAALSPNARRIDLPAKTSRVLARVEIGADKKQAIALQHQITTRITGTPTIAPVPATPAFSNDKLPGVEAFDSAVVALRSEPDINPGMEPIQAKVRAVSAAVASSPAERARVDKIIREKTLPAFFQSFSTAGTVRNGWNRPATIGKYGSDYQTRTRIDLGGIWANSTDEVVYFKTDTDGTGTKLDGGNVYTITFPKGELPARHVKYFWSVIAVDSRNFRVIPNAKNRFLINKQSRLSYGTDDSLTLYFGPARPKDAPDGNWLPTPKGKNYNLTFRLYGPDQPVLSGEWFPAPLVKRN, from the coding sequence ATGTCTATCTCAAACCGCGCTGTCGCTGCCTCCATGCTGGCCGTTTCCATGTTGGCGGGCCTGGCCGGATGCCATAGCCCGTCGGCCGCGGCGTTGGCTGCGGCGTCGGCTGTCACGTCGCGCCCCGACCCGGCCGCGGTGTCGGAACAGGACATCAACGATGCCTACGTCTACCTGCTGGGCCGGCTGCTAGTCCTGCGCCAGCAGCAAATCGACTTCCAGAAGGAAGGCTTCCAGTGGAACCGGATCATTCATCGCGACGTCGGCGGTGTGTCGTGGGCCAACCCCAATCTGGATGTCGCCTACAGCGAGGCCTGGGTTGCAGTCGACGAAAAGACCTGCACGGTCTTCAGCGTGCCGGCCATCAAGGGGCGCTACTACACCATTCAGTTCCTGAACGGCTGGGGCGAAACCGTCGCCAATATCAACGAGCGCAACTATCCGGACCATCCAAGCGGCGAATTCGCGATGTGCCTGAAGGGCGCCACTGCGGCACTTTCGCCCAACGCCAGGCGCATCGACCTGCCGGCCAAGACCTCACGGGTGCTGGCCCGGGTGGAAATCGGTGCAGACAAGAAGCAGGCCATTGCGCTGCAGCATCAGATCACGACGCGGATCACTGGCACGCCGACGATTGCCCCGGTGCCTGCCACGCCCGCCTTCAGCAATGACAAGCTCCCCGGTGTCGAGGCCTTTGACTCGGCGGTCGTTGCGCTTCGCTCGGAGCCGGACATCAATCCGGGCATGGAGCCCATCCAGGCCAAGGTGCGCGCCGTGAGTGCCGCGGTGGCCAGCAGCCCCGCCGAACGCGCGCGGGTGGACAAGATCATCCGCGAGAAGACGCTGCCGGCGTTCTTCCAGTCGTTCTCCACCGCAGGTACCGTCAGGAACGGCTGGAACCGGCCCGCTACCATTGGCAAGTACGGCAGCGACTACCAGACCCGCACCCGCATCGACCTGGGCGGGATCTGGGCCAACAGCACGGATGAGGTCGTCTATTTCAAGACGGATACAGACGGGACCGGCACCAAGCTCGACGGCGGCAATGTCTACACCATCACCTTCCCGAAGGGCGAGCTGCCTGCCCGCCACGTCAAATACTTCTGGTCGGTGATCGCGGTGGATTCCAGGAACTTCCGCGTGATCCCGAATGCGAAGAACCGGTTCCTGATCAACAAACAGTCCAGGCTGAGCTATGGCACGGACGATTCGCTGACGCTGTACTTCGGGCCTGCCCGTCCGAAGGACGCGCCTGACGGCAACTGGCTGCCCACGCCCAAGGGAAAGAACTACAACCTGACGTTCCGTCTCTATGGGCCGGACCAGCCGGTCCTGTCCGGGGAGTGGTTCCCGGCGCCGCTGGTCAAGCGCAACTGA
- a CDS encoding glyoxalase superfamily protein yields MNLSAGIPILRIFSVDKAKEFYLDFLGFTLDWEHRFEDGLPLYAQVRRSGLTLHLSEHHGDATPGSTVFVTVEDIDALQRELSAKAYPYARPGVEDVGWGRMLQVADPFGNRLRFCEVSGD; encoded by the coding sequence ATGAACCTGTCTGCCGGCATCCCCATCCTCCGGATCTTCTCGGTCGACAAGGCCAAGGAGTTCTACCTGGACTTCCTCGGCTTCACGCTCGACTGGGAGCATCGGTTTGAGGACGGCTTGCCGCTGTACGCGCAGGTCAGGCGCAGCGGCCTGACGCTGCACCTGAGCGAGCACCATGGCGACGCCACGCCCGGATCGACGGTGTTCGTGACAGTGGAGGATATCGATGCGCTGCAGCGGGAGCTGTCTGCCAAGGCCTATCCTTACGCCAGGCCCGGCGTTGAGGATGTGGGCTGGGGGCGTATGCTGCAGGTGGCCGATCCGTTCGGGAACCGGCTGCGGTTTTGCGAGGTGTCGGGGGATTAG
- a CDS encoding aliphatic sulfonate ABC transporter substrate-binding protein, which produces MNPTHDSRRRLLLAAAGAATAASALPGVSWGQGQTALRIGYQKSSTLMILLKSRQTLEKALPAKGVAVQWYEFTSGLPLLEALNLGNIDLSADVADAVPPFALAAGAALTYYASETPSPQAQAIVVRGDSPIREVAQLKGQRVAFAKGAGAHYLVLEALARAGLSIRDIEPAYLSPADARAAFERGSVAAWVIWDPFLAAVQRQANARVLRDGEGLASYRRFYLAATPFARAHAEVLEVVFDALRDAGDWVKRNPAEAARWHAPLIGLDAATVEAANARRSYAVRTVDAAALAEQQRIADAFTAQQILPRKVTISASPVWRKA; this is translated from the coding sequence ATGAACCCGACCCACGACTCACGCCGCCGCCTGCTTCTGGCCGCAGCGGGCGCGGCAACTGCCGCCAGTGCGCTGCCAGGCGTCAGCTGGGGGCAGGGCCAGACCGCGCTGCGCATCGGCTACCAGAAGTCCTCCACGCTGATGATCCTGCTGAAATCGCGGCAGACGCTGGAGAAGGCGCTGCCGGCCAAGGGTGTGGCGGTGCAGTGGTACGAATTCACCTCGGGCTTGCCGCTGCTTGAAGCGCTGAACCTCGGCAATATCGACCTGAGCGCCGACGTGGCCGATGCGGTGCCGCCGTTTGCGCTGGCTGCGGGTGCCGCGCTGACCTACTACGCCAGCGAGACGCCTTCGCCGCAGGCACAGGCCATTGTCGTGCGCGGCGATTCGCCGATCCGCGAGGTGGCGCAACTCAAGGGGCAGCGGGTGGCGTTTGCCAAGGGCGCAGGCGCGCACTACCTGGTGCTGGAAGCGCTGGCGCGCGCGGGTCTGTCGATCCGCGATATTGAACCGGCATACCTGAGCCCGGCCGACGCGCGCGCGGCGTTCGAGCGCGGCAGCGTGGCCGCATGGGTGATCTGGGATCCGTTCCTCGCGGCGGTGCAGCGCCAGGCCAATGCGCGCGTGCTGCGCGATGGCGAGGGGCTGGCCAGCTATCGGCGCTTCTACCTGGCGGCGACGCCGTTCGCGCGCGCGCATGCCGAGGTGCTTGAGGTCGTGTTCGATGCGTTGCGCGACGCGGGCGACTGGGTCAAGCGCAATCCGGCCGAGGCAGCGCGCTGGCACGCGCCGCTGATCGGCCTGGATGCGGCCACGGTGGAAGCCGCGAATGCGCGGCGCAGCTACGCGGTGCGCACGGTCGACGCTGCCGCGCTGGCCGAGCAGCAGCGCATCGCCGATGCCTTCACCGCGCAGCAGATCCTGCCGCGCAAGGTAACGATCTCGGCGTCGCCGGTCTGGCGCAAGGCGTAG